One window of the Eucalyptus grandis isolate ANBG69807.140 chromosome 8, ASM1654582v1, whole genome shotgun sequence genome contains the following:
- the LOC104416829 gene encoding disease resistance protein RUN1-like, producing the protein MASSSLKRKRSYDVFLSFRGTDVRNNFLSHLYTALYQNGISTYIDSEEMRKGDQIRPALMKAIEESQFAIIIFSKDYASSSWCLEEVAKIMECKTQKDLIVLPVFYKVEPREVRWGRGSYGRDMAKHESDFGKDSHKVKRWKKALFDASELSGWTLNDEVEAELIKEIVSKISMQIDQRPIHVAEHLIGIHPRLIELNSMLKLGSDEDVRMIGLWGLGGIGKTTLGLAVYNNISRQFEASCFLADVCKALEGPKDLAALQKQLLSDILPGRRLVVSNVHIGISLMQNNLYRKKVLLVLDNVTDRSQLDALAGNLEWFGAGSRIIIITRDKHLLISHRIDEDYIYEVKPLENCDAFELLRRHAFPSNNSIRRDLVDKVLHYANGHPLTLKELGCSLYCRSEREWESSLRILAKILKKTSNDTFKWSYDGLDDNAKEICLDIACFFTGYSKEYIMKVLDSCDFESTIGVEVLVEKSWVTEESETLQMCNMIQLMGMDIIRQEYPNDPGRRSRLWLFDDFRNILSRHLVTDALQSIVLILPEPEKINIGPNGLTNLRRLKKLIMKNVHNSFQDPIYLPNELKWFEWPECHPCIPESSFGPDESAQLDLHESNIQALSKQFEVRI; encoded by the exons atggcttcttcttctttgaaacGTAAAAGAAGTTACGATGTCTTCTTAAGTTTCAGGGGTACTGACGTTCGCAATAACTTCCTCAGTCATCTCTATACAGCTCTATACCAGAATGGTATATCCACTTACATCGACAGCGAGGAAATGAGGAAAGGAGATCAAATACGGCCAGCACTTATGAAGGCAATTGAGGAATCGCAATTTGCGATCATCATTTTCTCCAAGGACTACGCGTCTTCGTCATGGTGTTTGGAAGAGGTAGCGAAAATCATGGAGTGCAAGACACAGAAGGACCTGATTGTGTTGCCagtgttttacaaagtggaaccaaGAGAAGTGAGATGGGGTAGAGGGAGTTATGGGAGAGATATGGCTAAACATGAGTCTGATTTCGGGAAAGATTCGCacaaagtgaagagatggaagaaggcTCTTTTTGATGCCAGTGAATTGTCTGGGTGGACCTTGAATGACGA AGTTGAAGCGGAGCTTATAAAGGAAATTGTGAGCAAGATCTCTATGCAGATTGACCAAAGACCCATACATGTTGCTGAGCATCTGATTGGGATACATCCTCGACTGATAGAGCTGAATTCAATGTTAAAACTCGGGTCTGATGAGGATGTTCGCATGATAGGATTATGGGGACTGGGAGGCATAGGGAAGACAACTTTAGGTTTAGCCGTGTACAATAATATTTCTAGGCAATTTGAGGCTTCATGTTTTTTGGCGGATGTTTGCAAAGCTTTGGAAGGTCCCAAGGATCTAGCTGCTTTGCAAAAACAATTGTTGTCTGACATATTACCGGGACGAAGGTTAGTGGTGTCTAATGTTCATATAGGTATTAGTTTAATGCAAAATAACCTTTACCGCAAGAAAGTTCTCCTTGTTCTTGACAATGTCACTGACAGAAGTCAGTTAGATGCTTTAGCTGGAAATCTGGAGTGGTTTGGTGCAGGAAGCAGGATCATCATTATAACGAGAGATAAGCATTTGCTAATTTCTCATAGGATAGATGAAGATTATATCTATGAAGTTAAACCTCTAGAGAATTGCGATGCTTTTGAACTTCTCCGTAGACATGCTTTTCCGAGTAACAACAGTATAAGGAGGGATCTTGTGGATAAGGTTTTGCATTATGCTAATGGACATCCTTTAACACTTAAGGAATTGGGTTGTTCCCTGTATTGCAGAAGTGAACGTGAGTGGGAAAGTTCACTGCGTATTCTCgctaaaattcttaaaaaaaccAGCAATGATACTTTTAAGTGGAGTTACGATGGACTTGATGACAATGCAAAGGAAATCTGCCTTGATATTGCCTGTTTCTTCACGGGGTACTCTAAAGAGTATATTATGAAAGTTCTTGACTCCTGCGACTTTGAATCTACTATTGGAGTAGAAGTTCTTGTTGAGAAGTCCTGGGTAACTGAAGAGAGTGAGACCCTACAGATGTGTAACATGATTCAATTGATGGGCATGGATATCATTAGACAAGAATATCCCAATGATCCCGGAAGACGTAGCAGGTTATggctttttgatgattttcgtAATATTCTGTCAAGGCATTTG GTAACAGATGCATTACAGTCGATAGTTTTAATTTTACCTGAGCCAGAGAAGATAAACATAGGTCCTAATGGTCTCACAAATttgagaaggttgaagaagctCATCATGAAGAATGTGCATAACTCTTTCCAAGATCCTATCTATCTTCCTAATGAGCTAAAATGGTTTGAATGGCCTGAATGTCATCCTTGCATCCCAGAATCTTCCTTTGGTCCTGACGAGTCAGCTCAACTTGATTTGCATGAAAGCAACATCCAAGCACTGAGTAAGCAATTTGAGGTGCGCATTTAA